A window of the Planctomycetota bacterium genome harbors these coding sequences:
- a CDS encoding DUF1553 domain-containing protein has translation MVPGPFAGMVRGASAAEPSFVRDIKPLLSNKCLRCHGPDATARQGGGEGGLRLDTADGARVDLGGHAAIVPGDPAASAVVARVTSTDPDTVMPPPGAGERLTDHEVDLLRRWIAAGAEYRPHWSYTAPVRPAVPTVRDAAWPVNDIDRFVLARLEGEGLAPRPPAARPVLARRLALDLVGLPLPPEEVDAFVADTAPDAVERFVDRLLAHPGAGEHQARQWLDLARYADSGGYASDVPREIWGWRDWVIRACDANMPFDEFTIKQLAGDLLPGATTADRIATAFHRNTLTNTEGGTIDEEFRSAAVVDRVNTTLATWMGTTIACAQCHAHKYDPISQQDYFALYAIFNNTADADRGDEAPLEDYLTPAQEAERGRIDAELADVERVLATDTADLAGQRAEWDRSFPRDIAWEPLVPESAAIDGGPAGTVGADGTVRLAAAGATATTRVVAPLPAGTLAAIRLAFPADPALPGGGPGHGGGNFVVTGISARLEPVAAAAPRGRFVRVELPGADKILSLAEVEVLSVGANVARGKPATQASTAYDGAAARAVDGTTSGVYTDNSVTHTATQADPWWEVDLGGELPIDAIAVWNRTDSSVGARLAGARVIVLDAARQPVWQATLDQAPTPSTQLAPDGGRDLPLAVAFADRTQQGFAAANVLHPADEKRERDGGWAPGGTSPSQLSLVLAAPQPVPEGMRLVLSLRQRSKHAGHTVGALAVAATADPRAGQWSGLPADVAAIVVKPAGERSEVEAARLADHHRRHVAAATAEARTRKEALEQQRAALKPAKVPVMFELAGDQRRTTKLQYRGNYLDTGPEVREGVPAVFPPPDAGPSGRIDRLALARWLVDPANPLTARVVANRIWERLFGIGLVATSEEFGSQGELPSHPELLDWLAVELVERGWDTRSLTRLIVTSATYRQSSQAPAELVARDPDNRLLARGPRVRLPAEVIRDQALAAAGLLSAKKFGPSVNPPQPAVGLSAAFGGGIDWQTSAGEDRWRRALYTTWRRSNPYPSMATFDAPNREVCTIRRPRTNTPLQALVTLNDPVYVEAAQALARRMAREGGAAAAGRVTRGFRLVLARAPTPAEVDRLVRLHDDCLSTYRADAAAAKQLATAFGMQESPLGALPDDVAPADAATLTVVANVILNLDEAFMCP, from the coding sequence ATGGTCCCCGGCCCGTTCGCCGGCATGGTCCGCGGCGCCTCGGCCGCCGAGCCGTCGTTCGTGCGCGACATCAAGCCGCTGCTGAGCAACAAGTGCCTGCGCTGCCACGGCCCCGACGCGACCGCGCGGCAGGGAGGGGGTGAGGGCGGCCTGCGGCTCGACACCGCCGACGGGGCACGCGTTGACCTCGGCGGCCACGCGGCGATCGTGCCGGGCGATCCGGCGGCGAGCGCCGTCGTCGCGCGCGTCACGTCGACCGACCCCGACACCGTCATGCCGCCGCCGGGCGCCGGCGAACGGCTCACCGACCACGAGGTCGATCTGCTCCGCCGCTGGATCGCCGCCGGGGCGGAATACCGGCCCCACTGGTCGTACACGGCTCCGGTGCGGCCGGCCGTGCCGACGGTGCGCGACGCGGCCTGGCCCGTCAACGACATCGACCGCTTCGTCCTCGCCCGCCTCGAGGGAGAGGGGCTCGCGCCGCGCCCTCCGGCGGCGCGGCCGGTCCTCGCCCGGCGGCTGGCGCTCGACCTCGTCGGCCTGCCGCTGCCCCCCGAGGAGGTCGACGCGTTCGTCGCCGACACCGCGCCCGATGCCGTCGAGCGCTTCGTCGATCGGCTCCTCGCCCACCCCGGCGCCGGCGAGCACCAGGCGCGGCAGTGGCTCGATCTGGCCCGCTACGCCGACAGCGGCGGCTATGCCTCCGACGTGCCGCGCGAGATCTGGGGCTGGCGCGACTGGGTGATCCGTGCCTGCGACGCGAACATGCCGTTCGACGAGTTCACGATCAAGCAGCTCGCCGGCGACCTCCTTCCCGGTGCCACGACGGCCGATCGGATCGCGACCGCCTTCCACCGCAACACGCTGACCAACACCGAAGGGGGGACGATCGACGAGGAGTTCCGCTCGGCGGCGGTCGTCGACCGGGTGAACACGACGCTCGCCACCTGGATGGGGACGACGATCGCCTGCGCCCAGTGCCACGCACACAAGTACGACCCGATCTCACAGCAGGACTACTTCGCCCTGTACGCGATCTTCAACAACACTGCCGACGCCGACCGCGGCGACGAGGCGCCGCTCGAGGATTACCTCACGCCGGCGCAGGAGGCCGAACGCGGTCGGATCGACGCCGAATTGGCCGATGTCGAGCGCGTGCTCGCGACCGACACCGCCGACCTGGCCGGCCAGCGCGCCGAGTGGGACCGGTCGTTCCCCCGCGACATTGCCTGGGAGCCGCTCGTGCCGGAATCGGCGGCGATCGACGGGGGCCCCGCCGGAACCGTCGGCGCCGACGGCACCGTGCGCCTCGCCGCCGCCGGGGCGACGGCGACGACGCGCGTCGTGGCGCCGCTGCCCGCCGGCACGCTGGCGGCCATCCGCCTCGCGTTTCCCGCCGATCCCGCCCTCCCCGGCGGCGGCCCGGGGCACGGCGGCGGAAACTTCGTCGTCACCGGGATCTCGGCGCGGCTCGAGCCGGTGGCCGCCGCGGCGCCGCGCGGCCGCTTCGTGCGCGTCGAGCTGCCCGGCGCCGACAAGATCCTCTCGCTGGCCGAGGTCGAGGTGCTTTCCGTCGGCGCCAACGTCGCCCGTGGCAAGCCGGCGACGCAGGCCTCGACCGCCTACGACGGCGCCGCGGCCCGCGCCGTCGACGGCACCACCAGCGGCGTCTACACCGACAACTCCGTGACCCACACCGCCACGCAGGCCGATCCGTGGTGGGAGGTCGATCTCGGTGGCGAGCTGCCGATCGACGCGATCGCCGTCTGGAACCGGACCGACAGCTCGGTCGGCGCGCGGCTGGCCGGCGCGCGGGTGATCGTCCTCGACGCCGCCCGGCAGCCGGTCTGGCAGGCGACGCTCGACCAGGCCCCGACACCCTCCACGCAGTTGGCCCCCGACGGCGGCCGCGACCTGCCGCTGGCCGTCGCCTTCGCCGATCGCACGCAGCAGGGGTTCGCCGCGGCCAACGTCCTCCACCCGGCCGACGAGAAGCGGGAGCGCGACGGCGGCTGGGCGCCGGGGGGGACCTCGCCGTCGCAGCTGTCGCTCGTCCTCGCCGCGCCGCAGCCGGTGCCGGAGGGGATGCGGCTGGTGCTGTCGCTGCGGCAGCGGAGCAAGCACGCCGGCCACACCGTCGGGGCGCTGGCGGTCGCGGCCACGGCCGATCCCCGCGCCGGCCAGTGGAGCGGCCTCCCCGCCGACGTCGCGGCGATCGTCGTCAAGCCGGCCGGCGAGCGGAGCGAGGTGGAGGCGGCGCGCCTGGCCGACCACCACCGCCGCCACGTCGCGGCGGCGACGGCGGAGGCGCGCACGCGCAAGGAAGCGCTCGAGCAGCAGCGTGCCGCGCTCAAGCCGGCGAAGGTGCCGGTGATGTTCGAGCTTGCCGGCGACCAGCGCCGCACGACCAAGCTCCAGTACCGCGGCAACTACCTCGACACCGGCCCCGAGGTGCGCGAGGGGGTGCCGGCGGTGTTTCCGCCGCCCGACGCCGGCCCGTCGGGGCGGATCGACCGGCTGGCGCTGGCGCGATGGCTGGTTGATCCGGCCAATCCGCTCACCGCGCGCGTCGTCGCCAACCGGATCTGGGAGCGCCTGTTCGGCATCGGCCTGGTGGCGACCAGCGAGGAGTTCGGCAGCCAGGGAGAGCTGCCCAGCCACCCCGAGCTGCTCGACTGGCTGGCCGTCGAATTGGTCGAGCGCGGCTGGGACACGCGGTCGCTGACGCGCCTGATCGTCACCAGCGCCACCTACCGGCAATCGTCGCAGGCGCCGGCCGAGCTCGTCGCCCGCGATCCCGACAACCGGCTCCTCGCGCGCGGCCCGCGCGTGCGCCTGCCGGCCGAGGTGATCCGCGACCAGGCGCTGGCCGCGGCGGGCCTGTTGTCGGCGAAGAAGTTCGGGCCGAGCGTCAATCCGCCGCAGCCCGCCGTCGGCCTGTCGGCGGCGTTCGGTGGCGGCATCGACTGGCAGACCAGCGCCGGCGAGGACCGCTGGCGGCGGGCGCTGTACACGACGTGGCGGCGCAGCAATCCCTATCCGTCGATGGCGACGTTCGACGCCCCCAACCGCGAGGTCTGCACGATCCGCCGGCCGCGCACCAACACGCCGCTGCAGGCGCTGGTCACGCTCAACGACCCGGTCTACGTCGAGGCGGCGCAGGCCCTGGCACGGCGGATGGCGCGCGAAGGGGGCGCTGCCGCCGCCGGGCGCGTGACGCGCGGGTTTCGGCTCGTGCTGGCCCGCGCGCCAACGCCGGCCGAGGTCGACCGGCTGGTGCGCCTCCACGACGACTGTCTCTCGACCTACCGCGCCGACGCCGCGGCCGCGAAGCAATTGGCGACCGCGTTCGGCATGCAGGAGAGCCCGCTGGGCGCGCTCCCCGACGATGTCGCTCCGGCCGACGCGGCGACGCTGACGGTCGTCGCCAACGTGATCCTCAACCTCGACGAAGCGTTCATGTGCCCGTGA
- a CDS encoding sulfatase, translating into MVLAVGAALAGAAEPAPRPNILWFVVDDMSADFGCYGERLVATPHVDRLAAEGTLFRHAFVTAPVCSPCRSALITGMYQTTIGAHHHRSGRGALAIDLPAPVRPLPELFHAAGYWTGIGEGLGGDTPAAKRPGKTDYNFRWDAALYDGADWAGRRAGQPFFMQVTLPGGKLRGQGGEATAKLVARARDRFGSAVDPAAVTLPPCYPRDPVLLADQAAYLDAVRFTDDHVGQVLERLDREGLAASTVVVFMTDHGISHARGKQFLYDEGTHVPLVVRGPGIARGAVRDDLVEQIDLAALSLAAAGLPVPEWMQGRDPFAAGYLPREAVFAARDRCDETVERIRSVRTPTHLYIRNFHPRRPALQPNAYKDDKTIVQRLRELHAAGTLDPLAERLLFAPERPMEELYAWTTDPHQLENLAADPAHAGVLADLRGRLADWQARTADPGPEPEAMYDSDMAVYLEEAKGDRRPEIERNIALMKEWAAAGK; encoded by the coding sequence ATGGTGCTGGCCGTCGGCGCGGCGCTGGCAGGCGCCGCCGAGCCCGCCCCGCGCCCCAACATCCTCTGGTTCGTGGTCGACGACATGTCGGCCGACTTCGGCTGCTACGGCGAGCGCCTCGTCGCCACGCCGCACGTCGACCGGCTGGCCGCCGAGGGCACGCTCTTCCGCCACGCGTTCGTGACGGCGCCGGTCTGCTCCCCCTGCCGCTCGGCGCTGATCACCGGGATGTACCAGACGACGATCGGCGCCCACCACCACCGCAGTGGCCGCGGCGCGCTGGCGATCGACCTGCCGGCTCCCGTGCGCCCGCTCCCCGAGCTGTTTCACGCGGCCGGCTACTGGACGGGCATCGGCGAGGGGCTCGGCGGCGACACCCCGGCCGCCAAGCGCCCAGGCAAGACCGACTACAACTTCCGCTGGGACGCGGCGCTGTACGACGGCGCCGACTGGGCCGGCCGGCGCGCGGGGCAGCCGTTTTTCATGCAGGTCACGCTCCCCGGCGGCAAGCTCCGCGGCCAGGGGGGCGAGGCGACGGCGAAGCTCGTCGCCCGGGCCCGTGATCGCTTCGGCAGCGCCGTCGACCCGGCCGCCGTGACGCTTCCGCCCTGTTACCCGCGCGACCCGGTCCTGCTCGCCGACCAGGCGGCCTACCTCGATGCCGTGCGCTTCACCGACGACCATGTCGGGCAGGTGCTCGAGCGGCTCGATCGCGAGGGTCTCGCCGCCTCGACGGTCGTGGTGTTCATGACCGACCACGGCATCAGCCACGCGCGCGGCAAGCAATTCCTCTACGACGAGGGGACGCACGTGCCGCTGGTGGTGCGCGGGCCGGGGATCGCGCGCGGGGCGGTGCGCGACGACTTGGTCGAGCAGATCGACCTGGCGGCGCTGTCGCTGGCCGCCGCCGGCCTGCCGGTGCCGGAGTGGATGCAGGGGCGCGATCCGTTCGCCGCCGGGTACCTGCCGCGCGAGGCGGTGTTCGCCGCCCGCGACCGCTGCGACGAGACGGTCGAGCGGATCCGGAGCGTGCGGACGCCGACGCACCTCTACATCCGCAACTTCCACCCGCGCCGCCCCGCCCTCCAGCCCAACGCCTACAAGGACGACAAGACGATCGTCCAGCGCCTCCGCGAGCTCCATGCCGCCGGCACGCTCGATCCGCTCGCCGAGCGGCTGCTGTTTGCCCCGGAGCGGCCGATGGAGGAGCTCTACGCCTGGACGACCGACCCCCACCAACTGGAAAACCTCGCCGCCGACCCGGCCCACGCCGGGGTGCTGGCCGACCTGCGCGGCCGCCTGGCCGACTGGCAGGCGCGCACGGCCGACCCCGGCCCGGAGCCGGAGGCGATGTACGACTCCGACATGGCGGTCTACCTGGAGGAGGCGAAAGGGGACCGGCGTCCGGAAATCGAACGGAATATCGCCCTCATGAAGGAGTGGGCCGCGGCGGGGAAATGA
- a CDS encoding DUF1501 domain-containing protein — translation MDPRIEERLLATRRHLLGGMGGGIGAVALASLLGDAAGAASDPLAARPAPLPAKARRMIVIHLTGSPPHLDLYDHKPELVKRAGQDCPEEFLAGKTFAFTSGTPKLLGTPRSFVRCGESGMELSDALPNLQRVADRLCLVRSMHTDQFNHAPAELMLYTGSGRSGRPSLGSWVTYGLGSENADLPGFVVLISSGVQPNGGTASFGSGFLPSVYQGVQCRSKGDPVLYVSDPPGMSRATRRTSLDALKDLNELQARELGNPETLTRIAQYELAYRMQASVPEVMDIGREPAHVLAAYGAVPGQPSLAANCLLARRLVEQGVRFVHLFDWGWDFHGTGPAEDIRDGLTKKGATFDKPAAALIEDLEQRGLLDDTLILCTGEFGRTPFREGRTAGGGILGRDHYPDCYSLWLCGGGVRPGHVQGASDDLGFRPARDPVHIHDLQATILHLLGFDHTKLTWRFQGRDFRLTDVHGRVVDGMLA, via the coding sequence ATGGACCCGCGGATCGAAGAGCGGCTGCTCGCCACCCGCCGCCACCTGCTCGGCGGGATGGGGGGCGGGATCGGCGCGGTGGCCCTGGCGAGCCTGCTCGGCGACGCGGCGGGGGCGGCCTCCGATCCACTCGCGGCGCGCCCCGCGCCGCTGCCGGCCAAAGCCCGGCGGATGATCGTCATCCACCTCACCGGCTCGCCCCCCCACCTCGACCTCTACGACCACAAGCCCGAATTGGTGAAGCGCGCCGGACAGGACTGCCCGGAGGAGTTCCTCGCCGGCAAGACATTTGCCTTCACCAGCGGCACCCCCAAGCTCCTCGGCACGCCGCGCTCGTTCGTGCGCTGCGGCGAGAGCGGGATGGAGCTGTCCGACGCCCTCCCCAACCTCCAGCGCGTCGCCGACCGGCTGTGTCTGGTGCGCTCGATGCACACCGACCAATTCAACCACGCCCCGGCCGAGCTGATGCTCTACACCGGCAGCGGCCGGTCGGGCCGGCCGAGCCTCGGGAGCTGGGTGACCTACGGCCTGGGCAGCGAGAACGCCGACCTTCCCGGGTTCGTCGTCCTGATCTCGTCGGGCGTCCAGCCCAACGGTGGCACGGCGAGCTTCGGCTCGGGATTCCTGCCGAGCGTCTACCAGGGGGTGCAGTGCCGCTCGAAGGGCGACCCGGTGCTGTATGTCTCCGACCCGCCGGGGATGAGCCGGGCGACGCGGCGCACGAGCCTCGACGCCCTCAAGGATCTCAACGAACTGCAGGCGCGCGAGCTGGGAAACCCCGAGACGCTCACGCGGATCGCGCAGTACGAGCTCGCCTACCGGATGCAGGCCAGCGTCCCGGAGGTGATGGACATCGGCCGCGAGCCGGCCCACGTGCTGGCGGCCTACGGCGCGGTCCCGGGGCAGCCGAGCCTGGCGGCCAATTGCCTCCTCGCCCGGCGGCTCGTCGAGCAGGGGGTGCGGTTCGTGCACCTGTTCGACTGGGGCTGGGACTTCCACGGCACCGGCCCGGCCGAAGACATCCGCGACGGGCTGACGAAGAAGGGGGCGACGTTCGACAAGCCGGCGGCGGCGTTGATCGAGGATCTCGAGCAGCGCGGCCTCCTCGACGACACGCTGATCCTCTGCACGGGCGAGTTCGGGCGGACGCCGTTTCGCGAGGGGCGCACGGCCGGCGGCGGGATCCTCGGCCGCGACCACTACCCCGACTGTTATTCGCTGTGGCTGTGTGGCGGCGGCGTGCGCCCCGGCCACGTCCAGGGAGCCAGCGACGACCTCGGCTTCCGCCCGGCCCGCGACCCGGTCCACATCCACGACCTCCAGGCCACGATCCTCCACCTGCTCGGGTTCGACCACACCAAGCTCACCTGGCGCTTCCAGGGGCGCGACTTCCGCCTCACCGATGTCCACGGCCGGGTCGTCGACGGGATGCTGGCGTGA
- a CDS encoding YceI family protein, whose protein sequence is MLCPTPAPKGTHPMRRVVLACAAVLLALPAFAADEYAYDGVHSSVGFKARFLDISWIQGRFNDVSGTFVLDRDDPSKSSFTLSIKVDSVDTANAARDEHLRQPDYFDSKQFPTIDFKSTKVKGVPGGYEVTGDFTMHGVTKPVTFTFMGGREITAMGKKRVGFATELRLKRSDFNFDKTAIGNIGDEAVIMIDCAGQRD, encoded by the coding sequence ATGCTCTGCCCGACCCCAGCCCCGAAAGGAACACATCCCATGCGCCGCGTCGTCCTCGCCTGTGCCGCCGTGCTCCTCGCCCTGCCCGCGTTCGCCGCCGACGAATACGCCTACGACGGCGTCCATTCGTCGGTCGGTTTCAAGGCCCGGTTCCTCGACATCAGCTGGATCCAAGGCCGGTTCAACGACGTCTCGGGGACGTTCGTCCTCGACCGCGACGATCCTTCGAAATCGTCGTTCACGCTCTCGATCAAGGTCGACAGCGTCGACACCGCCAACGCCGCCCGCGACGAGCATCTCCGCCAGCCCGACTATTTCGACTCCAAGCAGTTCCCGACGATCGACTTCAAGAGCACGAAGGTGAAGGGGGTGCCGGGGGGCTACGAGGTGACCGGCGATTTCACGATGCACGGCGTCACCAAGCCGGTGACATTCACGTTCATGGGCGGCCGCGAGATCACGGCGATGGGGAAGAAGCGCGTCGGCTTCGCCACCGAACTGCGCCTCAAGCGCAGCGACTTCAACTTCGACAAGACCGCGATCGGCAACATCGGCGACGAGGCGGTGATCATGATCGACTGCGCCGGGCAGCGGGACTGA
- a CDS encoding methyltransferase domain-containing protein — MPTPWLVTVAISSAVDLPATGPTDRDGFIEWLWTEFADGELLALDEGSVDAEAAWAAGLADSALVIDTAAAPVERDWVAAAGGAEMILVFAGEQAAERAAALLTTLTGVRLGAVRQAPPSGQAPVQEPVAVPGFGWIVPPGCEADLDDTAAGTARVVLDAGIGFGTGLHLTTRLCLRALAAHAAAGRPLGHVLDVGAGSGILGIAAACAGAADVVAVEIDSRVHGAIAANAAHNGVADRVRVERDLADLPAGPPFDLVMANIVAAVLVGIADRVCARLARPGSLVLSGLPDEEAAPVAAEYRRRLGIDPRAMTDAGWTCLIFHR, encoded by the coding sequence ATGCCCACCCCCTGGCTGGTCACCGTCGCGATTTCGTCCGCGGTCGACCTCCCCGCGACCGGGCCGACCGACCGCGACGGCTTCATCGAGTGGCTGTGGACGGAGTTTGCCGACGGTGAACTGCTCGCGCTCGACGAAGGGAGCGTCGATGCCGAGGCGGCATGGGCTGCGGGGCTCGCAGACAGCGCACTGGTGATCGACACCGCCGCCGCCCCCGTCGAACGCGACTGGGTCGCTGCTGCGGGCGGCGCCGAGATGATCCTCGTGTTCGCCGGCGAACAGGCGGCCGAACGCGCCGCAGCGCTGCTGACCACGCTCACGGGGGTCCGCCTCGGCGCCGTCCGGCAAGCGCCGCCTTCGGGCCAGGCACCAGTGCAGGAGCCCGTCGCCGTGCCGGGGTTCGGCTGGATCGTGCCCCCCGGCTGTGAGGCGGACCTCGATGACACCGCCGCCGGCACGGCGCGCGTCGTCCTCGATGCCGGCATCGGTTTCGGCACCGGCCTCCACCTGACCACGCGCCTCTGCCTCCGCGCCCTGGCGGCCCACGCCGCCGCCGGCCGTCCGCTCGGCCACGTCCTCGATGTCGGCGCCGGCAGCGGGATCCTCGGGATCGCGGCGGCATGCGCCGGCGCCGCCGACGTGGTGGCCGTCGAAATCGACAGCCGCGTCCACGGCGCGATCGCCGCCAACGCGGCCCACAACGGCGTCGCCGACCGCGTGCGGGTCGAGCGGGACCTCGCCGACCTGCCGGCCGGGCCCCCCTTCGACCTCGTCATGGCCAACATCGTCGCCGCGGTGCTCGTCGGCATCGCCGATCGCGTCTGCGCCCGCCTCGCGCGCCCCGGCAGCCTCGTCCTCTCGGGCCTGCCCGACGAGGAAGCGGCGCCCGTCGCCGCGGAATACCGGCGCCGGTTGGGGATCGATCCGCGGGCCATGACCGACGCCGGCTGGACCTGCCTGATCTTCCACCGCTGA
- a CDS encoding serine/threonine protein kinase, translated as MAADDTCNLIHGLLVQRLGFVTSAAALGAIEAWRGDMSRPLLAVFVERGLVSPDTRAVVETVTDQLVRTHGGEAAALTALVGVGVLPEDERTKSLPGATPQGTRYEILDELAHGGMGQVLRASDAVLGREVLVKQMLGEIAHDPPAQASFTRERQTAAALEHPNIGPVYDAGVHGDGRLYYVMRYIRGDTLKQAIERYHDSAADRPSAERALALRDLLGRFSAVCEAVSYAHARGVLHRDIKPANILLGDFGETQLIDWGLAKVGGEEIAAASGSGSGSGSGSRPVLAIDSGTSEPTRAGQAKGTPAFMAPEQAAGEVDRIGPASDVYGLGATLYQLLAGVPPFDGRSPSVMQDVIRGVFPRPRRVAPSVPPALEAICLKAMARDPAARYLSAKALAADIGRWLGDEPVSVYRDPWPVRAARFAKRHRTAVTAAGVMAATGLVALGVGNVLVRQQRDIAQANAAAARQVIDTLGKEIGDDAWAVIPNAELNRLNVMRESNRQYEALLRVQRQNDALRLEAADGYHREGNLARLVVRYGEADRLYARAHELVTGVLTATPGNARAIGERFNLLADRCVLQHFQADPAAGDGYREALAAAAAIQRQFPEVNVTVVVSRIKADYGGWQVDDGRPAEGQAMLREAVDGLVMTGPSMQDGIDHTQMILVATLCALSRAEAESGNLPAAIATADRAVAAADAGLASAKVANHPDVVQMKGAALLQRAILAAGAPDQLDDAIAQATAAVEIYGALAARNKKIAGHHHHLAEAVITRGEMLYTAGRRDEARKDAAAALAAVAAAEGGGSSEQADVVRMVNLDAARAWLLRARLLTDANDPANAKPTLQQARERIDKELKNFPRCPESLRVEKAIDEVEGVIERRR; from the coding sequence ATGGCCGCCGACGACACCTGCAACCTGATCCATGGCCTGCTCGTCCAGCGGCTGGGGTTCGTGACCTCGGCGGCGGCGCTGGGGGCGATCGAGGCCTGGCGCGGCGACATGTCGCGGCCGCTATTGGCCGTGTTCGTCGAGCGCGGTCTGGTCAGTCCCGACACCCGCGCCGTCGTCGAGACGGTCACCGACCAGCTCGTCAGGACCCACGGCGGCGAGGCGGCTGCCCTGACGGCGCTGGTCGGCGTCGGCGTCCTTCCCGAAGACGAGCGCACCAAGTCGCTCCCCGGTGCCACGCCCCAGGGGACTCGCTACGAGATCCTCGACGAGCTCGCACATGGCGGGATGGGGCAGGTCCTCCGTGCCAGCGACGCGGTGCTCGGGCGCGAAGTGCTCGTCAAGCAGATGCTCGGCGAGATCGCCCACGACCCGCCGGCACAGGCGTCGTTCACCCGCGAGCGGCAGACGGCGGCGGCGCTCGAGCATCCCAACATCGGCCCGGTCTACGACGCCGGCGTCCATGGCGACGGTCGCCTGTACTACGTGATGCGCTACATCCGCGGCGACACGCTCAAGCAGGCGATCGAGCGCTATCACGATTCCGCCGCCGACCGTCCGTCGGCGGAGCGGGCACTGGCGCTGCGCGACCTCCTCGGCCGGTTCAGCGCCGTCTGCGAGGCGGTGAGCTACGCCCACGCCCGCGGCGTGCTCCACCGCGACATCAAGCCGGCCAATATCCTCCTCGGTGATTTCGGCGAGACGCAGCTCATCGACTGGGGGCTGGCGAAGGTCGGTGGCGAAGAGATCGCGGCCGCCTCCGGGTCGGGGTCGGGGTCGGGTTCGGGAAGCCGGCCGGTGTTGGCCATCGACTCGGGAACTTCGGAACCGACTCGCGCCGGCCAGGCGAAAGGGACGCCGGCATTCATGGCGCCGGAACAGGCGGCCGGCGAGGTCGACCGGATCGGGCCCGCCTCCGACGTCTACGGTCTCGGGGCCACGCTCTACCAGCTCCTCGCTGGCGTTCCCCCGTTCGACGGCCGGTCCCCATCGGTGATGCAGGACGTGATCCGCGGCGTGTTTCCCCGGCCCAGGCGCGTCGCCCCCTCCGTGCCCCCGGCGCTCGAAGCGATCTGCCTCAAGGCGATGGCCCGCGACCCCGCCGCTCGCTACCTGTCGGCCAAGGCGCTGGCCGCCGACATCGGCCGGTGGCTGGGCGACGAGCCGGTGAGCGTGTACCGCGATCCGTGGCCGGTCAGGGCGGCCCGGTTCGCGAAGCGCCACCGGACGGCGGTGACGGCGGCGGGGGTGATGGCCGCCACGGGGCTGGTAGCGCTGGGGGTGGGGAACGTTCTCGTCCGCCAGCAGCGCGACATCGCGCAGGCCAATGCCGCGGCGGCCCGGCAGGTAATCGACACGCTTGGCAAGGAGATCGGCGACGACGCCTGGGCGGTGATTCCAAATGCCGAGCTCAATCGCCTGAACGTGATGCGCGAGTCGAACCGGCAGTATGAAGCGCTCCTGCGCGTGCAGCGGCAGAACGACGCCCTTCGGCTCGAGGCCGCCGATGGCTACCACCGCGAGGGGAATCTCGCCCGGCTCGTGGTCCGCTATGGCGAGGCTGACCGTCTCTACGCCCGCGCTCATGAGCTCGTCACCGGTGTGCTCACCGCCACCCCCGGCAACGCGCGTGCGATCGGCGAGCGGTTCAACCTGCTCGCAGACCGCTGCGTGCTACAGCACTTCCAGGCCGACCCGGCCGCCGGGGATGGCTACCGCGAGGCGCTCGCCGCCGCCGCAGCAATCCAGCGGCAGTTTCCCGAGGTCAACGTCACCGTCGTGGTATCACGCATCAAGGCCGACTACGGCGGTTGGCAGGTCGACGACGGCCGGCCGGCCGAAGGGCAGGCCATGCTCCGCGAGGCGGTCGACGGCCTCGTCATGACCGGTCCATCGATGCAGGACGGCATCGATCACACGCAGATGATACTGGTGGCCACACTCTGCGCACTCTCCCGGGCGGAGGCCGAGTCGGGCAATCTCCCCGCCGCGATCGCCACGGCCGACCGGGCGGTTGCCGCCGCCGACGCCGGCCTCGCGTCGGCGAAGGTGGCCAATCATCCCGACGTGGTCCAGATGAAGGGGGCGGCGCTTCTCCAGAGGGCGATTCTTGCCGCCGGCGCGCCCGATCAGCTCGACGACGCGATCGCGCAGGCCACCGCGGCGGTGGAGATCTACGGCGCCCTTGCGGCGCGGAACAAGAAGATCGCCGGCCACCACCACCATCTCGCCGAGGCGGTGATCACCCGCGGGGAGATGCTCTACACCGCCGGCCGTCGCGATGAGGCCCGGAAGGATGCCGCCGCGGCGCTCGCCGCGGTGGCAGCGGCGGAAGGGGGCGGATCGAGCGAACAGGCCGATGTCGTCCGGATGGTGAATCTCGACGCGGCCCGGGCGTGGCTCCTGCGGGCCCGGCTGCTGACCGATGCCAATGACCCCGCAAACGCCAAGCCCACCCTGCAGCAAGCCCGTGAACGGATCGACAAGGAGCTGAAGAATTTTCCCCGCTGCCCCGAATCACTGCGGGTGGAAAAAGCGATCGATGAAGTGGAGGGAGTGATCGAACGGCGGCGGTGA